A region from the Flavobacterium enshiense genome encodes:
- a CDS encoding MBOAT family O-acyltransferase → MQDWFAQNIASLFTSINAETVQNWFVYNPKEPILFNTGLFLGLFLVFYSIYIALKNTFYPRLVYVILFSLFFYYKSSGIFFLLLVGSSIVDYNLGNLVHRTQSVLNKKLCLAFSIVLNLSFLGYFKYTNFIIDTYNSVADGHFEFQKIILPVGISFYTFQSISYIIEIYRKEIEPTKNYVDYVFFVSFFPQLVAGPIVRAKDFLPQIYQKLNVTKEDINRAFLLIIGGLIKKTVISDYISINFVDRVFDAPSAYTAFENLMASYGYAIQIYCDFSGYSDMAIGVALLLGFKLPTNFRTPYQSASITEFWRRWHISLSTWLKDFLYISVGGNRNGTFAGFLFPALFFFGLIVWGITQSPTSNIPLIVAVGATVLFALTCLLSKEKERTLFTNVNLMTTMLLGGLWHGASLRFIIWGALHGMALAVHKIILEFFPSRKDDKASFFGTVWLVISVLLTFHFVTFCWIFFRAKDFSTALELINNIGNVTFDWEQWKIVGEGYKNVFLLMAIGFAWHYLPEKLVEKMQSIFKALPIILKAILLGLVYWLVYATASAGPQPFIYFQF, encoded by the coding sequence ATGCAGGATTGGTTTGCCCAAAATATTGCCTCACTTTTTACATCCATAAACGCAGAAACGGTTCAAAATTGGTTTGTTTATAATCCGAAAGAGCCGATTTTGTTCAATACAGGTCTTTTTTTGGGACTGTTTTTGGTTTTTTACAGTATATATATTGCACTTAAAAATACGTTTTACCCACGATTGGTATACGTTATCTTGTTCTCGTTGTTTTTCTATTACAAATCGAGTGGTATTTTCTTTTTGTTGCTGGTAGGTTCTTCTATAGTGGATTATAATTTAGGGAATTTGGTGCACCGAACGCAAAGTGTATTGAATAAGAAATTGTGTCTTGCCTTTAGTATAGTGCTAAACCTTAGTTTTTTAGGATATTTCAAGTACACGAATTTCATCATTGATACCTATAATTCGGTAGCTGACGGTCATTTTGAATTTCAGAAAATCATACTTCCGGTAGGGATTTCGTTCTATACCTTTCAGTCGATCAGTTATATTATCGAGATTTATCGTAAAGAAATTGAGCCAACCAAAAACTATGTGGATTACGTGTTTTTCGTATCGTTTTTCCCTCAGTTGGTAGCGGGGCCAATCGTGCGTGCAAAGGATTTTCTTCCACAGATTTATCAGAAATTAAATGTAACCAAGGAAGATATCAACAGGGCTTTTCTTTTGATAATTGGTGGATTAATCAAGAAAACAGTGATTTCCGATTACATTTCCATCAATTTTGTGGACCGTGTTTTTGATGCGCCTTCTGCATACACCGCTTTTGAAAATCTGATGGCGTCTTATGGTTATGCGATTCAGATTTATTGTGACTTCTCGGGATATTCCGATATGGCAATAGGTGTGGCTTTATTGCTTGGATTTAAGTTGCCTACCAACTTCAGAACGCCATATCAGTCGGCTTCGATTACCGAATTCTGGAGAAGATGGCACATATCATTGTCAACGTGGTTAAAAGACTTTTTATACATATCGGTAGGAGGTAACCGTAACGGGACGTTTGCCGGATTTTTATTCCCGGCCTTGTTTTTCTTCGGATTGATTGTATGGGGAATCACGCAGTCACCTACCAGTAATATTCCGCTTATTGTAGCTGTTGGTGCTACAGTTCTTTTTGCGCTGACCTGTTTGTTGTCTAAAGAAAAAGAACGCACACTGTTTACCAATGTCAATCTGATGACAACAATGTTATTGGGGGGATTATGGCATGGGGCCAGTCTTCGTTTCATCATTTGGGGGGCATTGCACGGAATGGCATTAGCGGTTCATAAGATCATTTTGGAGTTTTTTCCATCCCGAAAAGATGATAAGGCATCCTTTTTTGGAACTGTCTGGTTGGTGATATCAGTGTTGTTAACCTTTCATTTTGTAACGTTCTGTTGGATTTTCTTCCGAGCCAAAGATTTTAGTACCGCGTTGGAATTGATCAATAATATCGGGAATGTAACGTTTGATTGGGAACAATGGAAAATTGTCGGTGAAGGATATAAAAACGTATTCCTTTTAATGGCTATTGGATTTGCATGGCATTATCTTCCGGAAAAGCTAGTGGAAAAAATGCAGAGCATTTTCAAAGCCCTGCCAATTATCCTGAAAGCAATACTTTTAGGTTTGGTGTATTGGTTGGTTTACGCTACCGCTTCTGCAGGTCCTCAGCCGTTTATTTATTTTCAGTTCTAA
- the ffh gene encoding signal recognition particle protein — translation MFDNLSDKLDKAFHILKGHGKITEVNVADTLKEVRRALLDADVNFKIAKDFTTRVKEKAIGQDVLTTLQPGQLMVKLVKDELTELMGGDVSGITLTGSPTVILMSGLQGSGKTTFSGKLANFLKTKKGKKPLLVACDIYRPAAINQLHVVGEQIGVEVYSEPENKNAVSIAENAIRHAKSNGFNVVIVDTAGRLAVDEEMMTEIANVHKAIQPQETLFVVDSMTGQDAVNTAKAFNDRLNFDGVVLTKLDGDTRGGAAISIKSVVNKPIKFIGTGEKMEAIDVFYPSRMADRILGMGDVVSLVERAQEQYDEEEARKLQKKIAKNEFGFDDFLTQIQQVKKMGNMKDLVGMIPGAGKALKDVEIEDDAFKHIEAIIHSMTPEERTKPALLDAKRKLRIAKGSGTDIQQVNQLLKQFDQMSKMMKMMQGAGGKNLMRMMGGMKGMR, via the coding sequence ATGTTTGATAATTTAAGCGATAAACTCGATAAAGCCTTTCATATATTAAAAGGACACGGAAAAATCACTGAAGTAAACGTTGCTGATACTTTAAAAGAGGTTCGTCGTGCTTTACTTGATGCCGATGTTAACTTTAAGATTGCCAAAGATTTTACCACACGTGTAAAAGAGAAAGCAATCGGTCAGGATGTATTAACTACATTACAGCCAGGTCAGTTGATGGTGAAACTCGTAAAAGATGAGTTGACCGAATTGATGGGAGGTGATGTGTCAGGAATTACCTTGACAGGAAGTCCTACCGTGATTTTGATGTCAGGTTTACAAGGTTCGGGTAAAACAACCTTCTCCGGAAAGTTGGCTAATTTCCTTAAAACCAAAAAAGGAAAGAAACCGCTTTTGGTAGCTTGTGATATTTACCGTCCTGCGGCGATTAATCAGTTGCATGTAGTTGGTGAGCAGATAGGTGTTGAAGTATATTCAGAGCCTGAAAATAAAAACGCCGTTTCTATTGCCGAAAATGCAATCAGACATGCTAAATCTAACGGTTTCAATGTTGTAATTGTCGATACGGCCGGTCGTTTGGCGGTGGATGAAGAGATGATGACCGAGATCGCAAACGTTCACAAAGCTATTCAGCCTCAGGAAACACTATTTGTAGTGGATTCCATGACTGGACAGGATGCCGTGAATACAGCAAAAGCGTTTAATGACCGATTGAATTTTGACGGGGTAGTATTGACCAAATTGGATGGTGATACCCGTGGTGGAGCAGCGATTTCCATCAAATCCGTAGTGAATAAACCGATTAAATTTATCGGTACGGGTGAAAAAATGGAAGCGATTGACGTTTTCTACCCGTCTCGTATGGCAGATCGTATTCTTGGAATGGGAGACGTTGTTTCCTTGGTGGAAAGAGCGCAGGAGCAATACGATGAAGAAGAAGCACGTAAATTACAGAAGAAAATTGCCAAAAACGAATTCGGTTTCGACGATTTCTTAACACAAATCCAGCAAGTGAAAAAAATGGGTAACATGAAAGACTTAGTAGGCATGATCCCAGGAGCAGGAAAAGCGTTAAAAGACGTAGAGATTGAAGATGATGCTTTCAAACATATTGAGGCGATTATTCATTCGATGACACCTGAAGAAAGGACTAAACCTGCACTTTTAGATGCAAAACGTAAACTGAGAATCGCAAAAGGTTCGGGTACCGATATCCAACAGGTAAATCAGTTGCTGAAACAGTTCGACCAGATGAGCAAAATGATGAAGATGATGCAGGGAGCAGGAGGTAAAAACCTAATGCGAATGATGGGCGGAATGAAAGGAATGAGATAG
- a CDS encoding bifunctional 5,10-methylenetetrahydrofolate dehydrogenase/5,10-methenyltetrahydrofolate cyclohydrolase, whose protein sequence is MQLLDGKKTAEDIKVEIAAEVQKMKAKGEKVPHLAAIIVGNDGASLTYVGSKVKACERVGFESTLVKMPSTTSETELLRKIKELNEDSNIDGFIVQLPLPEQIDEQKVLMAIDPSKDVDGFHPENFGKMALDMSTFIPATPFGILELLERYNVDTAGKHTVVIGRSHIVGRPMSILMGRKGFPGNSTVTLTHSHTKNITQITSQADIIITALGVPNYLKAEMVKDDVVVIDVGITRVPDENNPKGYVITGDVDFENVSKKASFITPVPGGVGPMTIAMLMKNTLLAREQKMAK, encoded by the coding sequence ATGCAACTATTAGACGGAAAAAAGACTGCAGAAGATATTAAGGTGGAAATTGCTGCCGAAGTTCAGAAGATGAAAGCTAAAGGGGAAAAAGTGCCTCATTTGGCTGCAATCATCGTAGGTAATGATGGTGCAAGTTTGACTTATGTTGGAAGCAAAGTAAAAGCTTGCGAGCGTGTGGGCTTTGAATCGACACTGGTTAAAATGCCAAGTACTACTTCGGAAACTGAATTGCTGAGAAAAATTAAGGAATTGAACGAAGATAGTAATATCGACGGATTCATTGTTCAGTTGCCATTACCGGAGCAAATTGACGAGCAGAAAGTGCTTATGGCAATTGACCCGAGTAAAGATGTTGATGGTTTTCACCCTGAAAACTTCGGGAAAATGGCGTTGGATATGAGTACGTTCATTCCGGCAACACCATTCGGAATTTTGGAGTTGTTGGAGCGTTACAACGTGGATACAGCCGGAAAACATACTGTAGTTATCGGAAGAAGCCACATTGTAGGGCGTCCGATGAGTATTTTGATGGGCCGTAAAGGATTCCCTGGGAACTCAACGGTTACATTAACGCACAGTCATACTAAAAACATTACCCAAATTACCAGCCAGGCTGATATCATCATTACTGCTTTAGGGGTGCCAAATTATTTGAAAGCCGAAATGGTTAAGGATGATGTAGTGGTAATCGACGTGGGAATCACTCGTGTGCCGGATGAAAATAATCCAAAAGGATATGTAATTACCGGCGATGTTGATTTTGAAAATGTTTCAAAGAAAGCATCTTTCATTACACCTGTTCCTGGTGGAGTAGGACCTATGACTATCGCCATGCTAATGAAAAATACTTTATTGGCCAGAGAACAAAAAATGGCAAAATAA
- a CDS encoding GNAT family N-acetyltransferase, with amino-acid sequence MQVFIADKNQLSIIRDLAYKIWPDTYGEILSEAQLDYMLENFYAIPALEEQLGKGHVFLLAKENEVFYGFASYEVNCKSAGKTKLHKIYVLPETQGKGLGKLLLSEVEKAALKAGNSHVFLNVNRYNNAQEFYKRLGFEIIHQEDIEIGNGYLMEDFVMEKPL; translated from the coding sequence ATGCAGGTATTCATTGCCGATAAAAATCAATTGTCCATTATTCGCGATTTAGCGTATAAAATCTGGCCGGATACTTACGGGGAAATTCTCTCGGAAGCTCAGTTGGATTATATGCTTGAGAATTTCTATGCCATACCGGCTTTGGAAGAGCAGTTGGGAAAGGGGCATGTGTTTTTACTGGCGAAAGAAAATGAAGTTTTTTACGGGTTTGCCTCATACGAAGTAAATTGCAAATCTGCCGGGAAAACCAAATTGCATAAAATTTATGTATTGCCGGAAACACAAGGAAAAGGATTAGGGAAACTGCTTTTGTCAGAAGTTGAAAAAGCAGCTCTCAAAGCAGGAAACTCGCATGTTTTTCTTAATGTAAATAGATATAACAACGCTCAGGAATTCTATAAACGCCTTGGTTTTGAAATCATCCATCAGGAAGATATTGAAATAGGTAATGGTTATCTCATGGAGGATTTCGTTATGGAAAAACCTTTATAG
- the rluF gene encoding 23S rRNA pseudouridine(2604) synthase RluF → MEENKTRINKFLSETGYCSRREADKLLEEGRITINGIVPEMGTKVSQEDEIRVDGRLIREKTSKPIYLAFNKPVGIECTTNQNVKNNIVDYINYPKRIFPIGRLDKASEGLIFMTDDGDIVNKILRARNNHEKEYVVTVNKPITERFIQRMGNGVPILDTITKKCKVEQISKFVFRIILTQGLNRQIRRMCEYLGYEVTGLKRIRIINISLDVPIGRYRDLTDAEIQELNQLIEPSSKTEEASLPKVETKRPAQREFKKTLPPRNSNRRPNRK, encoded by the coding sequence ATGGAAGAAAACAAAACACGCATCAACAAATTCCTTTCGGAAACAGGTTATTGCTCAAGAAGAGAAGCTGACAAACTCCTTGAAGAAGGCCGCATAACCATCAACGGAATAGTTCCTGAAATGGGTACAAAAGTGTCGCAGGAAGATGAAATCCGCGTGGACGGAAGGTTGATCCGAGAAAAAACTTCCAAACCGATTTACCTAGCATTCAACAAACCGGTCGGAATCGAATGCACAACGAATCAGAACGTAAAAAACAATATCGTTGATTATATCAACTACCCAAAACGAATTTTCCCGATCGGACGACTGGACAAAGCCAGTGAAGGACTGATTTTCATGACCGATGACGGGGATATCGTAAACAAAATTCTTCGTGCACGGAACAACCACGAAAAAGAATATGTCGTAACCGTAAACAAACCAATCACCGAACGCTTTATTCAGCGAATGGGTAACGGCGTACCTATTTTGGATACCATTACCAAAAAATGTAAAGTTGAGCAAATCAGTAAGTTTGTTTTCCGAATCATACTTACACAAGGTTTGAACCGACAAATTCGCCGTATGTGTGAATATTTAGGCTATGAAGTGACTGGTTTGAAACGTATCCGAATCATCAATATTTCTTTAGACGTACCAATCGGACGCTACCGCGATTTAACAGATGCTGAAATCCAGGAACTAAACCAACTTATTGAACCTTCCAGCAAAACGGAAGAAGCGAGTTTACCAAAAGTGGAAACGAAAAGACCCGCTCAACGCGAATTCAAAAAAACGCTTCCACCGAGAAACAGTAATCGGAGACCAAACCGAAAGTAG
- a CDS encoding S8 family peptidase, which yields MKKTLLLFLLFNLSLFAQSRKGELYLVPNTDQHELYVSFSEQFVFKDENYQQVFSQVDKIRHVMEEFGVRFQKGISIPDKKIGALFLAAKQNGHDGKSVLKLQNILKVAIENPTNERQLALAKRLEELNEVNYCSLLPLQPIAPPNDITPSTPNYEAIQTYLDANPGVDMRYAWELGLTGSGIRIRDVEYGFNKNHEELVDRNAFIAPGMNISTNATPSYTEHGTSVFGIMYADKGAYGISGMAYGASEMVLFPEWQQSGYSRVNAVTQAIANSVAGDVIVYEMQAYGENNAYVPAEFNSVVWDLTKAATDSGIIIVEAAANGNQNLDSAYYASYMARGNSGAIIVGGGTEDLAHNRISYSTYGSRVDVQGWANNVRACGYGDLIKIGGDFNQGYTNFSGTSSATPIVASCVVVLQSYYQSLTGKYLTPLAMRQLLQTTGIPQGTGVAGNIGPLPNMQAAILQINQALNVAKNETLAFTVFPNPVDNHLELIIQQSIDDNAKLEIYTALGQKVVEQPVHSGYNGYDVAKLSHGLYFVKITDGKRTQTKKIIKR from the coding sequence TTGAAGAAAACTTTACTGCTATTCCTGTTGTTCAACTTGTCTCTTTTTGCCCAAAGCAGGAAAGGAGAGTTGTATTTGGTTCCCAATACCGATCAACACGAATTGTATGTTTCTTTTTCTGAACAGTTTGTTTTTAAGGATGAAAATTATCAACAGGTGTTTTCACAGGTTGATAAAATTAGGCACGTAATGGAGGAATTTGGGGTCCGATTTCAAAAAGGGATTTCAATTCCTGATAAAAAAATTGGTGCACTTTTTTTGGCTGCCAAACAAAACGGACATGATGGGAAATCGGTTTTGAAATTACAGAACATACTTAAAGTGGCTATTGAAAATCCTACCAATGAACGCCAATTAGCTCTTGCAAAACGTTTGGAAGAATTGAACGAGGTTAATTACTGTAGTTTATTGCCTTTACAACCGATTGCTCCTCCTAATGATATTACGCCATCAACACCAAATTATGAGGCTATTCAAACTTACTTGGATGCAAATCCAGGTGTAGACATGCGATATGCTTGGGAATTGGGGCTGACCGGTAGCGGTATTCGTATTCGTGATGTGGAATACGGTTTTAACAAGAATCATGAAGAATTAGTAGATCGCAATGCTTTCATTGCTCCCGGAATGAATATTTCAACAAATGCCACGCCTTCTTATACAGAGCACGGCACTTCGGTTTTTGGTATCATGTATGCCGATAAGGGTGCTTATGGAATTTCAGGAATGGCTTATGGTGCTTCAGAAATGGTGCTGTTTCCGGAATGGCAACAAAGCGGTTATAGCAGGGTAAATGCTGTTACACAGGCCATTGCTAATTCAGTTGCCGGCGATGTGATTGTGTATGAAATGCAGGCTTACGGGGAGAACAATGCTTATGTTCCAGCAGAATTTAACAGTGTTGTCTGGGATTTAACCAAGGCAGCTACTGATTCAGGAATAATTATCGTTGAAGCTGCAGCTAACGGGAATCAGAATTTGGATTCGGCTTATTATGCCTCTTATATGGCTAGAGGGAACTCAGGGGCCATTATCGTTGGAGGAGGGACCGAAGACCTGGCGCATAACAGAATTTCTTATAGTACTTATGGCTCTCGTGTGGATGTTCAGGGTTGGGCCAATAATGTTCGCGCTTGTGGTTATGGTGATCTGATAAAGATTGGAGGTGATTTTAATCAGGGGTATACCAATTTTTCGGGAACAAGTTCTGCTACACCTATAGTGGCTTCTTGCGTGGTTGTACTTCAGTCCTATTACCAAAGTCTTACGGGAAAATATTTGACACCACTGGCGATGCGTCAATTATTGCAAACAACCGGAATTCCGCAAGGTACTGGGGTTGCCGGAAACATAGGGCCTTTGCCTAACATGCAGGCGGCTATTTTGCAAATTAATCAGGCTCTGAATGTTGCTAAAAATGAAACTTTGGCTTTTACAGTGTTTCCTAATCCAGTGGATAATCATTTGGAATTAATTATTCAACAATCGATTGACGATAATGCTAAATTGGAAATTTACACGGCTTTAGGGCAAAAAGTTGTAGAACAACCCGTACATTCCGGCTATAATGGGTATGACGTAGCAAAACTATCTCATGGATTGTATTTTGTGAAAATAACTGATGGAAAAAGAACGCAGACTAAAAAAATCATAAAACGATAA
- a CDS encoding alpha/beta hydrolase yields the protein MEQIDKIAYFILTKSIGLYINLMSYFFPEKATLLAYKYFAVPRSGKLLPNTIPDILKEAEHEVLVHEDHSIQTYTWKGNENKILLVHGWESNASRWEQFIKYLRKSKSTIIALDGPGQGLSSGLEFNIPQYAKHVNALVERFQPQYIIGHSMGGATCLYYHFKYNNPILQKMVILGAPSEFEILLNNYKKTISLNNKTFQLLTEKFTERFNLHPSEFSGKRFASTFNLKGLIAHDIDDDVVAFNEGREIANAWKSAKFIETKGLGHSLHDEKLYQLINIFLFEE from the coding sequence ATGGAACAAATCGACAAAATAGCTTATTTCATCCTAACAAAATCCATCGGGTTATATATCAACCTGATGAGCTATTTTTTTCCCGAAAAAGCAACCTTGTTAGCCTACAAATACTTTGCGGTGCCACGAAGCGGAAAACTGCTCCCTAATACCATTCCAGACATCCTAAAAGAAGCAGAACACGAAGTCCTCGTTCATGAAGACCACAGTATTCAAACCTATACCTGGAAAGGCAATGAAAACAAGATATTACTTGTTCACGGATGGGAAAGTAATGCGTCCCGATGGGAACAATTCATCAAATATTTAAGAAAATCGAAAAGCACTATCATCGCATTAGACGGCCCGGGACAAGGACTCTCCAGCGGTCTCGAGTTCAACATTCCGCAATACGCAAAACATGTCAACGCTTTGGTTGAACGTTTTCAACCGCAATACATTATCGGACATTCCATGGGAGGAGCAACTTGTTTATATTATCATTTCAAGTACAACAATCCCATTTTACAAAAAATGGTCATTTTAGGAGCTCCGAGCGAGTTTGAAATTCTCCTGAACAATTACAAAAAAACTATCAGTCTTAATAACAAAACTTTTCAATTACTGACTGAGAAGTTCACAGAACGCTTCAACCTGCATCCATCTGAGTTTTCAGGAAAAAGATTCGCTTCGACATTCAACCTTAAGGGATTAATAGCGCATGATATAGACGACGATGTCGTTGCTTTCAATGAAGGCAGAGAAATTGCAAACGCATGGAAATCAGCTAAATTCATTGAAACCAAAGGTTTAGGACACAGCTTACATGACGAAAAACTGTATCAGCTAATCAACATCTTTTTGTTCGAAGAATAA
- a CDS encoding zinc ribbon domain-containing protein, which translates to MANIKELSVEEKLRALYDLQLVDSRIDEIRNVRGELPLEVEDLEDEVAGLSTRLDKLKNDLETIEEQIKEKKNAIENHKESIKKYAQQQKEVRNNREFNALTKEVEFQELEIQLAEKHIREMKASIEHKKTVLGETKERLDAKQTHLKHKKSELSDIMAETEKEENFLSGKSVEFRDQIEERLLSAYDRIRTSVRNGLAVVSIERGASAGSFFTIPPQTQMEIASRKKIITDEHSGRILVDSALADEEKEKIQQLFAKL; encoded by the coding sequence ATGGCAAACATCAAAGAACTAAGTGTAGAAGAAAAATTAAGAGCTCTTTATGATTTACAGCTAGTCGATTCAAGAATCGATGAGATCAGAAATGTTAGAGGAGAACTACCTCTTGAAGTGGAAGATTTAGAAGATGAAGTTGCTGGATTAAGCACTCGTTTAGACAAATTAAAAAACGATTTAGAGACTATCGAAGAGCAAATCAAGGAAAAGAAAAATGCTATCGAAAACCACAAAGAATCGATTAAAAAATACGCACAGCAACAAAAAGAAGTTCGCAACAACAGAGAATTCAACGCATTAACAAAAGAAGTTGAGTTTCAGGAGTTGGAAATCCAATTGGCTGAGAAGCACATTCGCGAAATGAAAGCTTCTATTGAACACAAAAAAACGGTTTTAGGTGAAACTAAAGAAAGATTAGACGCTAAACAAACCCACTTGAAACACAAAAAATCAGAGTTAAGTGACATCATGGCTGAAACAGAAAAAGAAGAAAACTTCTTATCTGGTAAATCAGTAGAATTCCGCGATCAAATCGAAGAGCGTTTATTAAGCGCCTATGACAGAATCAGAACCAGCGTGAGAAACGGTTTGGCTGTTGTTTCAATCGAGCGTGGTGCTTCTGCAGGATCATTCTTCACTATTCCGCCTCAAACACAAATGGAGATTGCTTCCAGAAAGAAAATCATCACCGATGAGCACAGTGGAAGAATTTTGGTGGACAGCGCTTTAGCCGATGAAGAAAAAGAAAAAATTCAGCAATTATTTGCGAAATTATAA
- a CDS encoding Nif3-like dinuclear metal center hexameric protein → MKIAEILSRLEEMAPLAYAEDFDNVGLLVGDANIEATGVLVCHDALESVIDEAIAKKCNLVVCFHPILFSGLKKITGKNYVERAIIKAIKNDIAIYAIHTALDNHKQGVNKIFCNALGLTNTKILVPKQNFIQKLVTYTIPENVEELRNALFDAGAGKIGNYEDCSFNSKGIGTYMGNEDSNPQVGERFEFVENDEIKIEVTFEKHLQGKILKALFKKHAYEEVAYEIYNLENQHQNIGLGMIGELAAEMPEHDFLQFVKEKMDCGGIRHSQFLNKPIKKVAVLGGSGSFAIKKAIASGADAFLTADLKYHQFYEAENKLLLADIGHFESERFTKNYIVDYLTEKISNFAIILSQENTNPVKYF, encoded by the coding sequence ATGAAGATCGCAGAAATCCTTTCCCGTTTAGAAGAAATGGCGCCACTGGCCTACGCAGAAGATTTTGACAATGTCGGACTTTTAGTAGGAGACGCCAATATCGAAGCCACCGGAGTCCTAGTTTGCCACGATGCTTTAGAATCCGTAATTGACGAAGCCATTGCAAAAAAATGCAATCTGGTTGTTTGTTTCCATCCGATTTTGTTTTCGGGATTGAAGAAAATTACCGGAAAAAACTATGTGGAACGCGCCATAATCAAAGCTATTAAAAACGATATTGCCATTTATGCCATACACACAGCTTTGGACAATCACAAACAGGGCGTCAACAAAATTTTCTGCAATGCTTTAGGCCTAACCAACACCAAGATACTTGTTCCGAAACAAAATTTCATTCAAAAACTGGTTACCTATACGATTCCAGAAAATGTGGAAGAACTGCGCAATGCGTTATTTGATGCCGGAGCGGGAAAAATTGGCAATTATGAAGACTGTAGTTTTAATTCAAAAGGCATCGGAACCTATATGGGCAATGAAGACAGCAATCCGCAGGTCGGAGAACGTTTTGAATTTGTAGAAAATGACGAAATCAAAATCGAAGTGACTTTCGAGAAACATTTGCAGGGAAAAATCCTGAAAGCGCTCTTTAAAAAACATGCGTATGAAGAAGTAGCGTATGAAATTTACAATTTAGAGAACCAACATCAGAATATCGGTCTGGGAATGATCGGCGAATTAGCGGCTGAAATGCCGGAACATGATTTCCTTCAATTTGTAAAAGAAAAAATGGATTGCGGCGGTATCCGACACAGTCAGTTTTTAAACAAACCGATAAAAAAAGTAGCTGTTTTAGGCGGGTCGGGAAGTTTTGCCATAAAGAAGGCCATAGCTTCCGGAGCGGATGCTTTCCTTACGGCTGATTTGAAATACCACCAGTTTTATGAGGCCGAAAACAAGCTCTTATTGGCCGATATCGGACATTTTGAAAGTGAAAGATTTACAAAAAACTATATAGTTGATTATCTTACCGAAAAAATTAGTAATTTTGCAATCATTTTATCGCAAGAAAATACAAATCCAGTTAAGTACTTTTAA
- the lpxK gene encoding tetraacyldisaccharide 4'-kinase produces MNFLRKLLFPFSVLYGLVTSIRNFLFDKGILKSVSFDLPVIAVGNLSVGGTGKTPQIEYLIRLLSKNYKIATLSRGYKRKSEGFVLADAASNAEILGDEPYQFHQKFPDIQVAVDANRVNGITQLLSQKDAPEIILLDDAFQHRKVKAGFYILLTAYSDLYCDDLILPAGNLRESRSGAERADVIVVTKCPPQLTKEQQDDIKSRLNVANRQQVFFTFIDYDSHVYSEEGRFPLEEIISKDKLILAGIAKPEPFFTHLQAEKNGRLVFPDHHDFTQQDIETIRTKARGNIIVTTEKDFVRLKGKLPKEQLYYLPIMSSFITAQEDFDKTIKQYVGTSTGNR; encoded by the coding sequence ATGAATTTTCTTCGTAAATTACTCTTTCCGTTCTCCGTTTTGTACGGGCTGGTCACCTCCATACGCAATTTTTTGTTTGATAAGGGAATTTTGAAATCCGTGTCTTTTGACCTTCCGGTTATTGCTGTTGGGAATTTAAGTGTGGGCGGGACAGGTAAGACGCCCCAAATCGAATATCTGATAAGATTGTTGTCTAAAAACTATAAAATAGCAACACTAAGCCGCGGGTATAAAAGAAAATCGGAAGGTTTTGTTTTGGCAGATGCTGCTTCTAATGCTGAAATACTGGGTGATGAGCCGTACCAGTTTCATCAGAAATTTCCAGACATTCAGGTTGCGGTGGATGCAAACAGGGTGAATGGAATTACGCAGCTTCTTTCTCAGAAGGATGCACCCGAAATTATTTTATTGGATGACGCATTTCAGCACCGAAAAGTAAAAGCAGGGTTTTATATATTGCTTACTGCTTACAGTGATTTGTATTGTGACGATTTGATACTTCCGGCAGGAAACTTAAGAGAGAGCAGGAGCGGGGCGGAACGTGCTGATGTGATAGTGGTAACTAAATGTCCGCCGCAACTAACCAAGGAACAACAGGATGACATAAAATCGCGATTGAATGTAGCTAACCGTCAGCAGGTGTTTTTTACATTCATCGACTACGACAGTCATGTGTACTCTGAAGAAGGGAGATTTCCGTTAGAAGAAATCATATCGAAAGATAAATTGATATTGGCGGGAATCGCTAAGCCGGAACCTTTTTTTACGCATTTACAGGCTGAAAAAAACGGAAGGTTGGTCTTTCCTGATCATCACGATTTTACGCAACAGGACATAGAAACAATAAGAACAAAAGCAAGGGGTAATATCATCGTAACGACCGAAAAAGATTTTGTCCGTTTAAAAGGGAAATTGCCAAAAGAACAATTGTACTATTTGCCGATTATGAGTTCGTTTATAACCGCTCAGGAAGATTTTGATAAAACAATTAAGCAATATGTGGGAACAAGTACAGGAAACCGTTAA